A genomic region of Plasmodium vivax chromosome 1, whole genome shotgun sequence contains the following coding sequences:
- a CDS encoding hypothetical protein, conserved (encoded by transcript PVX_087685A) produces the protein MRLPSLKLIFIPVLFATFWKKLKSQKSKGAEPLNQMPTDMSEEEKEEVYDEFVEYDLNKDGLIDAEEIISVLKNMKKPDFVKFFSKVDLDSSGTISFSEYMVFVNSN, from the exons ATGAGACTGCCATCTTTGAAGCTAATTTTTATCCCCGTCCTGTTTgcaacattttggaaaaagttaaaatctcag AAAAGCAAAGGAGCTGAACCCTTAAATCAGATGCCGACTGATATGTccgaagaggagaaggaagaagtgTATGATGAGTTTGTGGAATATGATTTGAACAAAGATG gCCTAATCGACGCGGAAGAAATTATATCCGTTTTgaagaatatgaaaaaacCAGACTTTGTGAAATTTTTCTCCAAAGTAGACTTAGACTCCTCAGGAACGA tttCGTTCAGTGAATATATGGTATTTGTGAATTCAAACTAA